In the genome of Paenibacillus pabuli, one region contains:
- a CDS encoding sensor histidine kinase has product MLFRYLADRISWILFYLLSLLFVDLLVWLDNGIAIRADSLLYLNMLLLFSMIIFLIWRFRKETSYVISLDKLADEIADDWMDGLPAARFHADAANHRLLMAVGNLHRQKFADNLGAQVVEQEYTAAWVHEVKAPLTAMKLTIEANRGEPVIRTIETEWLRIYLLVDQQLYISRLPSLEADFILEKAGIQQLVANEVREVASWCMEKNIAVEFEGEEAYVSTDRKWCRFVIRQLLTNAIKYSPEGAMILMTMSVTPEGYVCLTMQDEGPGIAKHDLPRIFDKGFTGDNGRLQNAATGLGLYLARTVGGKIGIHLVARSEAHKGTEMDMIFTARNTFEDVQAQ; this is encoded by the coding sequence TTGCTGTTCCGTTATTTGGCTGATCGAATCAGCTGGATTTTATTTTATTTGCTTTCCTTGCTATTCGTAGACTTGTTAGTCTGGCTCGATAATGGTATTGCCATTCGGGCGGATTCCTTGCTTTATCTAAATATGTTGCTCTTGTTCTCCATGATTATCTTTCTCATCTGGCGCTTTCGAAAAGAGACGAGTTACGTTATATCCCTAGATAAACTTGCAGATGAGATTGCAGATGACTGGATGGACGGGCTGCCAGCTGCTCGTTTTCATGCCGATGCGGCAAATCACCGGCTGTTAATGGCGGTGGGGAATTTGCATAGGCAAAAGTTTGCTGATAATCTCGGTGCACAAGTGGTAGAGCAAGAGTACACCGCCGCCTGGGTGCATGAGGTCAAGGCTCCGCTCACGGCAATGAAATTAACGATTGAAGCCAACAGGGGCGAACCTGTTATACGCACCATAGAAACAGAATGGCTCCGTATTTATCTGCTTGTTGACCAACAGTTGTATATTTCCCGATTACCTTCATTGGAGGCAGATTTTATCCTCGAAAAAGCAGGCATTCAGCAGCTTGTCGCCAATGAAGTCCGCGAAGTGGCGTCCTGGTGTATGGAAAAAAATATTGCTGTGGAGTTTGAAGGAGAAGAAGCATATGTGTCGACAGATCGCAAATGGTGCCGTTTCGTCATTCGGCAATTGCTTACCAATGCGATCAAATACAGTCCAGAGGGCGCAATGATCCTAATGACTATGTCAGTTACACCTGAAGGCTATGTGTGTTTAACGATGCAAGATGAGGGGCCTGGGATAGCCAAGCATGACTTACCTCGTATATTTGACAAAGGATTCACCGGCGACAACGGCAGACTTCAAAATGCTGCGACCGGACTCGGACTTTATCTGGCCCGCACAGTAGGGGGCAAAATCGGAATTCATTTGGTGGCAAGATCAGAGGCGCATAAAGGAACAGAGATGGACATGATCTTTACAGCACGCAATACATTCGAAGACGTTCAAGCACAATGA
- a CDS encoding sensor histidine kinase, which produces MDAYMILSVIVVPLLMAFQVNFYFDSVLGKSKRKPYRALYFTVFIILGCFYLTSSFSPLISSAFALLFIFSLAQSYKVEFIIKLAFTVLYAVLLTTANYIAVYIISTLDSKDYSIWDHYNGEYYWVFSKVMLLGCSIMFIVIQIVRLIAKRRSFAVHYRYYFLFLVVPTITIYQINVASTYSEKNLFYVISVLGSLFLNVFIVYVFDNMVEKVQLAHENAQLQRQMDYQDANYEKTVHSFKNIKSIIHDINQQFLYIDECIKQHKLDAAGDHIRLTLNKIEGAYQRVNSGNLVIDALVTNTIAMGQANGIRIDTRIGLHSQHVLIDRYDLCVVLGNMLDNAIEASKKVRHAEDRYILIAIHSTASALVIQIMNHVEERITHLKSEKANPEFHGIGLTNIARMSEKYGGHMSIENQHRTFNNMVVLPFHTNNP; this is translated from the coding sequence ATGGATGCATATATGATCTTGTCCGTTATCGTTGTTCCCTTACTTATGGCGTTCCAGGTGAATTTTTATTTCGATTCAGTGCTGGGCAAGTCCAAACGAAAGCCATACAGAGCCCTATATTTCACTGTATTTATTATACTGGGTTGTTTCTATTTAACCTCATCATTTTCACCGCTCATTTCATCTGCTTTTGCTCTGTTATTCATCTTCAGCCTGGCGCAATCCTATAAAGTGGAATTCATAATTAAACTTGCATTTACCGTCTTGTATGCGGTACTGCTGACAACAGCGAATTACATTGCTGTATATATTATCAGTACACTGGACTCCAAGGATTACAGCATATGGGATCACTACAATGGGGAGTATTATTGGGTGTTCTCCAAGGTGATGTTGCTTGGTTGCAGTATCATGTTCATTGTCATCCAGATTGTGCGTTTAATCGCCAAACGCAGAAGTTTCGCTGTTCATTATCGTTATTATTTCTTGTTTTTGGTTGTACCCACCATTACGATCTATCAGATCAATGTGGCTTCGACTTATAGTGAAAAAAACCTCTTTTATGTCATTTCTGTGCTAGGCTCCCTTTTTCTTAATGTGTTCATTGTTTATGTATTCGATAATATGGTAGAAAAGGTTCAACTCGCGCATGAAAATGCTCAATTGCAGCGTCAAATGGATTATCAGGATGCCAACTATGAGAAGACCGTTCACAGTTTCAAAAACATTAAAAGCATCATCCATGATATTAACCAACAGTTTCTGTACATTGACGAATGCATCAAGCAACACAAACTTGATGCTGCCGGTGATCATATTAGACTCACGTTAAACAAGATCGAAGGAGCATACCAACGGGTGAACTCCGGCAATCTTGTGATCGATGCTCTTGTTACGAACACCATTGCCATGGGGCAGGCAAACGGGATTCGAATCGATACCCGAATTGGGCTTCATTCACAGCATGTGCTTATCGATCGATATGATCTATGCGTTGTTCTCGGCAATATGCTGGATAATGCCATCGAGGCTTCCAAAAAGGTCAGGCATGCCGAAGACCGATATATTCTGATTGCCATTCACTCCACGGCATCTGCACTCGTAATCCAAATTATGAATCATGTGGAGGAGCGAATAACTCACTTGAAAAGCGAGAAGGCCAATCCGGAGTTTCACGGGATCGGACTTACCAACATCGCGAGAATGAGCGAGAAGTATGGTGGACATATGAGTATCGAGAATCAACATCGAACATTCAATAATATGGTTGTGCTTCCGTTTCACACAAACAATCCCTGA
- a CDS encoding beta-lactamase family protein, whose protein sequence is MNKNKNRTRRSSGILAVVIALSFVGETSVYAQQTIAVKPSAEIGAINVNGPKDAVEVETFLDMFFAKEKIKQKASAVAISVVRKGQVLLSKGYGVEEQKSKSPVDAERTTFRIASISKVFTAAAAMQLIEQGKLSLQDDIEKYLDGYKITNPFQTPVTIEDLLTHSTGFESTQPSDASYLTDQSIKPISLKKSIFDAFPKVVREPGTSYMYDNFASRLLGYIVQQVSGESFGEYVQRNIFEPIGMKSSSFTLTKELAGRMVTSYDPENNALPQYDLSPREWPEGSMISTASDMMLFMQTFLNGGRTAGGKVILSPASVKAMSTYHVAIHPDFPDMTYGFESPIEPNKTNGENVISKGGDITGFSSLLWMLPDNQTGVFVTYNANSDLRNDLFAAFMDHYYSGKPTTFEQKGFQSQTKAELAKFEGLYSDLRTKFLTRVEATSDGTLTVSDVTERHQLKQVGDLIFVDELGKPLAFNIDKDKQVTDLKYLNLFSYAVKLKEVQDSFPDVPANHPYSTYIFALKSLGLLSDDPAKLFEPQQSVTRGAFVHAFNAIWGIQPSSNPALFKDIDGSTFRGDIQAAAESGLLYGTSDGLFEPDRPILREEAAIIAFRLLAGNGIKEADASASLESGTSKWAVEAVSSAIKWKMHGPEVTESKGKIDYGSQRVMNKQEMAAFLFSMLLPS, encoded by the coding sequence ATGAACAAGAATAAAAACAGGACGCGCCGATCTTCTGGAATTTTGGCTGTAGTTATTGCCTTGAGCTTCGTTGGAGAAACCAGCGTGTATGCGCAGCAGACCATTGCTGTGAAACCATCTGCTGAAATAGGCGCCATAAATGTGAATGGACCCAAAGATGCCGTTGAAGTTGAAACATTTCTTGATATGTTTTTTGCTAAGGAGAAGATTAAACAAAAAGCCAGCGCTGTTGCAATCTCTGTAGTCAGGAAGGGACAGGTACTCTTGTCCAAAGGCTACGGCGTTGAGGAGCAGAAGTCAAAATCCCCGGTAGACGCAGAACGTACCACTTTCCGAATCGCCTCCATCTCCAAGGTGTTCACCGCTGCCGCCGCCATGCAACTCATTGAGCAAGGTAAACTATCACTACAAGATGATATCGAAAAGTACCTGGATGGTTACAAGATTACTAATCCATTTCAAACGCCTGTAACCATTGAAGATTTGCTGACGCACTCGACAGGGTTTGAATCCACCCAGCCGTCGGATGCAAGTTATTTGACGGATCAATCCATTAAGCCGATTTCCCTTAAAAAGAGTATATTCGATGCCTTTCCGAAGGTTGTACGCGAGCCTGGGACCTCCTATATGTACGATAACTTCGCATCCAGACTGCTTGGCTATATCGTGCAGCAAGTTAGCGGCGAATCCTTCGGAGAATATGTACAGAGAAATATCTTTGAGCCGATCGGCATGAAATCCAGCAGCTTCACATTGACGAAAGAACTGGCTGGCCGAATGGTGACTTCTTACGATCCGGAGAACAACGCACTTCCTCAATATGATTTATCGCCACGCGAGTGGCCGGAGGGAAGCATGATATCGACTGCTTCCGATATGATGCTGTTTATGCAAACTTTTTTGAACGGGGGACGCACGGCAGGTGGTAAAGTCATTCTTTCTCCTGCTTCAGTGAAGGCTATGTCAACATATCATGTAGCTATCCATCCTGATTTTCCAGATATGACCTATGGTTTCGAATCTCCAATTGAGCCGAATAAAACGAATGGGGAAAACGTCATTTCTAAGGGGGGCGATATTACTGGCTTCAGCTCACTTCTGTGGATGTTGCCTGACAACCAGACAGGTGTCTTTGTCACATACAATGCCAATTCCGATTTGCGAAACGATCTGTTTGCTGCATTCATGGATCATTATTATTCCGGTAAACCAACTACATTTGAACAGAAGGGCTTCCAATCACAAACGAAGGCGGAGCTCGCCAAGTTTGAAGGCCTCTATTCCGATTTACGGACCAAATTCCTCACCCGCGTCGAAGCGACAAGTGACGGAACCCTGACGGTAAGTGACGTAACCGAGCGCCATCAGCTGAAGCAAGTTGGTGATCTGATATTTGTGGACGAGCTAGGAAAGCCGCTGGCGTTCAACATAGATAAAGATAAGCAAGTCACTGATCTAAAGTACTTGAACTTATTCAGCTACGCGGTCAAATTAAAGGAGGTTCAGGATAGTTTTCCAGATGTACCTGCAAATCACCCTTATAGCACCTACATCTTCGCGCTGAAGTCTCTCGGTCTGCTGTCGGATGATCCGGCTAAGCTGTTTGAGCCTCAGCAATCCGTCACTCGTGGAGCCTTCGTCCATGCATTCAATGCGATATGGGGTATACAACCGTCTTCAAACCCAGCTTTATTCAAAGACATTGATGGTTCAACGTTTCGTGGAGATATTCAAGCCGCTGCGGAGTCAGGCTTACTGTATGGAACGAGTGACGGGTTGTTTGAACCAGATCGTCCAATTCTTCGTGAAGAAGCAGCCATAATCGCTTTTCGCTTGCTGGCAGGAAATGGGATCAAGGAAGCGGACGCCTCAGCTTCACTGGAGTCAGGAACGTCTAAATGGGCTGTTGAGGCAGTGAGTTCTGCAATAAAATGGAAGATGCACGGACCGGAAGTCACCGAATCAAAAGGGAAAATCGATTATGGTTCACAGCGGGTAATGAATAAGCAGGAGATGGCCGCCTTCTTATTCTCGATGCTATTGCCTAGTTAA
- a CDS encoding FAD-binding oxidoreductase, which translates to MNSKIKLTGRVIFKGDPGYDVARKNWDPHTDRFPKVFVFAQKTQDVANAIRWARQNKVPIRPRSGRHALESNLSQVNGGIVIDVSEMKKIKLNKKSGTAVVETGNRVGRIVDTLARQGYMAPFGDSPTVGIGGITPGGGIGPLQRTTGLISDNLIELEMVDAKGRIIRANKKQNSDLLWATRGGGGGNFGVYTKYKFKVRRSPAKVTVFSITWPWDQFEKVVKKWQVWAPKASTKLGSELSVGPKKGGNVSMLGVYLGSKSEALRQLEPILSVGTPTKKTILYLPYRAATKFLLAPDPVLKQRFSNQFSSGFGRRPFPDKAFKAMREFLEKAEEGTPAGFYFLNWGGAVSRVAPRATAFYWRDAEFYVEWNSSWVKPSHATKNIALARNTRKKMQPYIVGSYINVPDQGIKNPGPTYYGKNYARLRKVKTKYDPKNVFNNPQSIPPLTDSIRSRTGGR; encoded by the coding sequence GTGAATTCAAAAATTAAACTTACAGGGCGAGTGATCTTTAAAGGTGATCCTGGTTATGATGTAGCCCGGAAAAATTGGGATCCCCATACGGACAGATTTCCTAAAGTTTTTGTATTCGCTCAAAAAACACAGGATGTAGCTAACGCTATAAGATGGGCGCGCCAGAATAAGGTCCCTATTCGGCCTAGAAGTGGGAGGCATGCTTTAGAGTCCAACCTTTCACAAGTCAATGGTGGTATAGTCATCGATGTTAGCGAAATGAAGAAAATCAAGTTAAACAAAAAAAGCGGAACGGCCGTCGTTGAGACAGGTAATCGGGTAGGAAGAATCGTGGATACGTTGGCTCGACAAGGATATATGGCCCCATTTGGTGATAGTCCAACGGTTGGGATTGGTGGAATAACACCTGGTGGCGGAATTGGTCCACTGCAAAGGACAACGGGTCTCATCAGTGATAATCTAATCGAACTCGAAATGGTTGACGCTAAAGGGCGGATTATTCGGGCGAACAAAAAGCAAAATTCCGATCTTCTCTGGGCTACACGTGGCGGCGGAGGCGGCAACTTCGGTGTGTACACTAAATATAAATTCAAAGTGCGGCGCTCTCCAGCCAAAGTTACTGTATTTAGTATCACATGGCCATGGGATCAGTTCGAAAAAGTTGTGAAGAAATGGCAAGTATGGGCGCCTAAGGCCAGTACCAAGCTGGGAAGTGAATTAAGCGTTGGTCCCAAAAAAGGCGGAAATGTAAGCATGCTAGGGGTATACCTCGGTTCGAAGAGTGAAGCCCTCCGTCAGTTGGAGCCCATTCTTAGCGTAGGCACACCTACTAAAAAAACAATTCTTTACCTGCCATACAGGGCAGCCACGAAGTTTTTGCTAGCCCCAGATCCTGTGCTCAAGCAAAGGTTCAGTAACCAGTTTTCCAGTGGCTTTGGCAGACGCCCATTCCCGGATAAAGCCTTCAAAGCCATGCGCGAGTTTCTGGAAAAAGCAGAGGAAGGCACACCAGCCGGTTTCTACTTCCTTAACTGGGGTGGAGCTGTAAGTCGAGTCGCTCCTCGAGCCACTGCATTCTATTGGCGAGACGCTGAATTTTATGTTGAGTGGAACAGTTCATGGGTGAAGCCATCCCATGCGACCAAAAATATTGCCTTGGCTCGGAATACCAGAAAGAAAATGCAGCCTTATATTGTAGGATCCTACATTAATGTACCAGACCAAGGTATCAAGAATCCAGGTCCAACGTATTATGGAAAGAACTATGCCAGATTGCGGAAAGTAAAAACGAAATATGATCCGAAAAATGTATTTAATAACCCACAAAGCATTCCACCCCTTACAGATAGCATCCGTTCTCGCACAGGAGGGCGTTAG
- a CDS encoding LytR/AlgR family response regulator transcription factor, protein MFNVAICDDEEKQRELVKTMLISLSLKTNIDFQITFFASGEQLVSHYKNVGDTFHILIMDVEMSGMNGIQTAKEIRNMKQLDVQIMFLTSYPEYMVESFDVMTFQYLIKPIQPQIFEEKMIKLCQYFQAMDKKYVLIKSDYEEFLLKYDDILWIEVMKSLTIKNKLNFVTQEHTHETKGILSSYAEALKDHGFLQIHRSIIINLMHVQKFAGTQVVMLNGSELPIGRSKVKEVKDAYTKYMIMRIH, encoded by the coding sequence ATGTTCAATGTTGCTATCTGTGATGATGAGGAGAAACAAAGAGAGCTTGTGAAAACGATGTTGATCTCTTTGTCTCTCAAAACGAATATTGATTTCCAAATTACATTCTTTGCTTCAGGTGAACAGCTGGTCTCTCATTATAAAAACGTTGGGGACACGTTCCATATTCTCATTATGGATGTGGAGATGAGCGGAATGAACGGAATCCAGACAGCCAAAGAAATCAGAAATATGAAACAGTTGGACGTACAGATTATGTTTCTGACCAGTTACCCGGAGTATATGGTTGAAAGCTTCGATGTCATGACCTTTCAATATCTAATTAAGCCGATTCAGCCACAGATCTTTGAAGAAAAGATGATTAAGCTGTGCCAATATTTCCAAGCGATGGACAAAAAGTATGTACTGATCAAGTCGGACTATGAAGAGTTCCTGCTGAAATATGATGATATTCTCTGGATTGAGGTCATGAAGAGTTTAACAATCAAAAACAAATTGAATTTTGTGACCCAAGAACACACGCATGAGACCAAAGGCATTCTTTCCAGCTATGCTGAAGCTTTGAAAGACCACGGCTTTTTGCAAATTCACCGCTCAATTATCATCAATCTGATGCATGTGCAGAAGTTTGCGGGCACCCAGGTAGTCATGTTAAATGGAAGTGAATTGCCCATAGGTCGTTCCAAAGTCAAAGAAGTCAAGGATGCCTATACCAAATATATGATCATGAGGATCCATTGA
- a CDS encoding response regulator transcription factor, which produces MDMNIFIIEDDAAILRSLSERLKQWSFRVFGPDRFDDVMTQLIAAQPQLVIIDIQLPMYDGFHWCREIRAVSKVPILFLSSRDHPLDIVMAMNMGADDYIQKPFHMDVLMARIQAILRRTYAYGYEVSDLIEWNGSILDMKRGLIRKDGQDVMLTKNEFFILVELVKAKDTVISRHDLIRRLWDDERFVNDNTLTANITRLRQKLIGIHLEGAIVTKKGLGYMAITL; this is translated from the coding sequence ATGGATATGAACATTTTTATTATAGAAGACGATGCTGCAATTCTACGTTCTTTAAGCGAACGATTGAAGCAATGGTCATTTCGCGTATTTGGGCCGGATCGGTTTGACGATGTGATGACCCAGCTGATTGCTGCCCAGCCCCAACTGGTCATTATAGACATTCAGCTTCCAATGTATGATGGGTTTCACTGGTGTCGCGAAATTCGCGCGGTATCAAAAGTTCCCATTCTGTTTCTATCTTCGCGGGATCATCCTCTTGACATAGTGATGGCAATGAATATGGGCGCGGATGATTACATTCAGAAGCCATTTCATATGGATGTTTTAATGGCCCGAATTCAGGCCATCCTTCGCAGAACTTATGCATATGGCTATGAGGTTTCCGACCTTATTGAATGGAACGGCTCCATCCTTGATATGAAACGAGGCCTGATTCGAAAAGACGGACAGGATGTAATGTTAACCAAGAATGAGTTCTTCATATTGGTGGAATTAGTCAAGGCTAAAGACACGGTAATCTCCCGTCATGATTTAATTCGCAGACTGTGGGATGACGAACGTTTCGTCAATGACAATACGTTGACTGCGAATATTACACGGCTGCGTCAAAAGCTGATTGGTATTCATTTGGAGGGAGCCATCGTTACCAAAAAAGGGCTCGGTTATATGGCAATTACACTATAA
- a CDS encoding serine hydrolase domain-containing protein: MKKLISMLCTAVLVITPMTNVMAEANAGSTIEVRANSIATELMKNYGVTSLQYAIMDEGKLILSDGVGLHDKASQLPVDKDSMFGIGSVSKMYVTAATMMLVDSGKVDLDQPLTSYIKDFKMADERYTQITPRMLMNHSSGLYGTHYGNSMLFDDNDTRNHDELLLKLKTEQLKSTPGAYSVYCNDGFQLLEILVERVSGLSYSEYIAKFISNPLQLETTKTPLDSFNRDQLSETYWPGIETKMPVENANILGTGGIYSTAEELTEFAEVLMGKRTDILSKSAAKAMQNHEYRQGIWVSEDRNSFNYGLGWDAVELAPFSDYGITALTKGGDTMMYHASLIAIPEHDISMAVLSSGGSSIYNQMFASNVLLEVLEDQGIIDEIKPDQTFTSPVKVTMPTELTAYSGLYGTVGETLNIDIQNGEFKLPALQGGIIPEQSYVYTGDGQFTSPDGSVKIGFVKEKNDKVYVKVMANITLPGLGQMLMNTYDYQKLEHNALDTATTEKWAARNGSKYYALDEKITSIFYLLPSMLIKNLTVDIDNGYANGTLVVDPDNAKNIAQIPVMNGRDVFDLQFYTKNGAEVLIQNGQEYVAEDSIAPIFGGKTGITTIPSSGQARWYAIDSRSANKSLTVDSPESGGFAVYNDKGEVVHFSIASKQQSTLLPKDGFIVFGGKAGDTFKIHLK, encoded by the coding sequence ATGAAAAAACTAATCAGTATGTTATGCACGGCAGTGCTAGTGATCACTCCAATGACGAACGTCATGGCAGAGGCGAACGCGGGTTCAACAATTGAGGTTAGGGCGAATAGTATTGCCACGGAGTTGATGAAAAATTACGGAGTCACAAGTTTGCAATATGCCATTATGGATGAAGGAAAGCTCATTTTGTCAGATGGCGTCGGACTTCACGACAAGGCATCACAGCTGCCAGTGGACAAGGACAGCATGTTCGGGATTGGCTCTGTAAGCAAGATGTATGTCACCGCAGCTACCATGATGCTGGTCGATTCTGGAAAAGTAGATTTGGATCAGCCTCTTACTTCCTATATTAAAGATTTTAAGATGGCGGATGAGCGTTATACCCAAATCACACCTCGCATGCTGATGAATCACTCATCCGGACTTTACGGTACACATTATGGGAACAGCATGTTGTTTGACGATAATGACACTCGCAATCATGATGAATTATTGCTCAAACTCAAGACAGAGCAGCTTAAATCAACTCCGGGAGCCTATTCGGTCTATTGTAATGATGGTTTTCAGTTGCTTGAAATATTGGTTGAACGGGTGAGTGGATTAAGTTACAGCGAATACATTGCCAAGTTCATCAGCAATCCGTTGCAGTTGGAAACAACCAAGACCCCACTGGATTCATTCAACAGAGATCAGTTATCCGAGACGTATTGGCCTGGGATTGAAACGAAAATGCCTGTCGAAAATGCTAACATTCTTGGTACAGGTGGAATCTATTCAACTGCAGAAGAATTAACCGAGTTCGCAGAAGTATTAATGGGGAAAAGGACAGACATTTTGTCCAAATCTGCGGCAAAGGCCATGCAAAATCATGAATATCGTCAAGGAATCTGGGTATCTGAAGACAGAAACAGCTTCAACTACGGACTAGGGTGGGACGCCGTTGAACTTGCGCCTTTCAGCGATTACGGCATTACTGCACTTACCAAAGGAGGAGACACCATGATGTATCATGCATCGTTAATCGCAATACCTGAACATGATATTTCAATGGCTGTTCTGTCATCAGGAGGATCTTCGATCTACAATCAGATGTTTGCCAGTAATGTTCTGCTTGAGGTACTGGAGGATCAAGGCATCATTGATGAGATCAAGCCGGATCAGACATTCACATCACCCGTTAAGGTGACAATGCCGACAGAGTTGACTGCGTATTCCGGTCTGTATGGAACGGTAGGCGAAACGCTGAATATAGACATTCAAAATGGTGAGTTCAAACTGCCTGCTTTGCAAGGGGGGATTATCCCGGAGCAGAGCTATGTGTACACAGGTGATGGACAATTTACGAGTCCCGATGGAAGCGTAAAGATCGGTTTTGTGAAAGAAAAAAACGACAAGGTTTATGTTAAAGTTATGGCGAATATTACGTTACCTGGTTTAGGCCAAATGTTGATGAACACCTATGATTATCAGAAATTGGAGCATAATGCCCTGGACACAGCAACGACAGAGAAGTGGGCGGCTCGCAACGGATCGAAATATTACGCGCTGGATGAAAAAATAACGTCGATCTTCTATCTGCTTCCTTCGATGCTCATCAAGAATCTGACCGTCGATATAGATAACGGTTACGCCAACGGCACATTAGTCGTTGATCCAGACAATGCAAAAAATATTGCTCAGATTCCTGTTATGAATGGAAGAGATGTATTCGATTTGCAATTCTACACGAAGAATGGTGCTGAAGTATTGATTCAGAACGGACAGGAATATGTTGCAGAGGATTCCATTGCTCCAATCTTTGGCGGGAAAACTGGAATCACCACCATTCCGTCAAGCGGTCAAGCTAGATGGTATGCCATCGACTCCCGCTCAGCGAACAAATCATTAACGGTGGATTCTCCAGAAAGCGGAGGTTTTGCGGTGTATAACGATAAAGGTGAAGTGGTCCATTTTTCCATAGCATCCAAACAACAATCAACGCTGCTTCCCAAAGATGGTTTTATCGTTTTTGGTGGTAAAGCAGGAGATACCTTTAAGATCCATCTGAAGTAA